A part of Scleropages formosus chromosome 3, fSclFor1.1, whole genome shotgun sequence genomic DNA contains:
- the LOC108936703 gene encoding rho GTPase-activating protein 10-like isoform X2, with protein sequence MGLYPLEFSECYLDSPSFRERVRAHEAELEKTSRFIKELLKDGKNLISATKQLGLAQRRFAECLGEFQFEYIGDAKTDDEKCIDESLQEFSAFLKNLEDQRELMMRNITETLLKPLEKFRKEQLGLAKEERKKYEKETEKYYSALEKLLTMSAKKKDQQLQEADVQVEGLRERFQEESLEYVCKLQEIQERKKFECVEPMLAFFQTVFTFYHQGYELAKDFDHYKRALQINIQNTRSRFEGTRSEVEDLMRKFKEAPQEQRQRSPISIEGYLYVQEKRPPPFGSSWVKRYCTYVKEQKLLHMVTFDHRSGGKIGETESVILKSCSWKTTEALDRRFCLDIEITDRPGMVLTVQALSEEDRKFWMQAMGGKEPVSYLGKTYSEERGIDAQLDEVGFSFVKKCINAIEKRGIKDVGLYRVVGVTSKVQKLLNMMINEKTCNDVDLFTSEDWDIKTITSALKLFLRSLPEPLMTHKLYKDFLVPAKSSSPESRVQAIHHLVHQLPEKNCEMLGLLMRHLANVAANSKKNMMTVANLGVVFGPTLMRPQEETVAAIMELKFQNVVVEILIEQHEKVFGHSPSASPSADMPAFRTSTRQSKRHSRQNRPLAVYNPQVLEVKAAEYPSLVVDNVCPASTESSSPHCSGSTTSNPGSPLEEAMPAVSRRKGSLVDRPGPSRPVASWMNAAPLSSTGPISVTNRKAKAVYSCEAEHESELSFRVGAIFDDGRRETLSLLHVSCSNCTSTMLLFLFLSCMQALLWPLPFLLFSAIRNHLLSCVSTHNV encoded by the exons AGCTGGGGTTGGCCCAGCGGAGGTTTGCCGAGTGTCTTGGAGAGTTCCAGTTTGAGTACATCGGGGACGCCAAGACCGATGATGAAAAGTGCATTG ATGAGTCTTTGCAGGAATTTTCTGCTTTCCTCAAAAACTTGGAAGACCAAAGAGAACTGATG ATGCGGAACATCACAGAGACGCTCCTGAAACCGCTGGAAAAGTTCCGTAAAGAGCAGCTGGGCTTAGCAAAG gaggaaagaaagaagtaTGAGAAGGAAACTGAGAAGTACTACAGCGCCCTGGAAAAACTTCTAACTATGTCGGCAAAGAAAAAAgaccagcagctgcaggag GCAGATGTTCAGGTGGAGGGGCTGAGAGAGCGCTTCCAGGAGGAGTCCTTGGAGTATGTTTGCAAGCTGCAGGAGATACAGGAAAGGAAGAAGTTTGAGTGTGTGGAGCCG ATGCTGGCATTTTTTCAGACTGTCTTCACCTTCTACCACCAGGGATATGAGCTGGCCAAGGACTTTGACCATTACAAACGGGCTCTGCAGATCAACATTCAGAAT ACTAGGAGTCGCTTTGAGGGCACCCGGTCCGAGGTGGAAGATCTGATGAGGAAGTTCAAAGAAGCCCCACAGGAGCAGAGGCAGAGGAGCCCCATCAGCATTGAGGGCTACCTTTATGTCCAGGAGAAAA GGCCACCACCCTTTGGATCCAGCTGGGTGAAACGATACTGCACATACGTCAAAGAGCAGAAGTTGCTGCACATGGTCACATTCGATCACAGGTCTGGGGGAAAGATT ggCGAGACTGAGTCAGTCATTTTGAAGTCCTGCTCGTGGAAGACTACTGAAGCTCTAGACCGGAGATTCTGCCTCGATATTGAAATTACAGACCG ACCAGGCATGGTCCTCACAGTCCAAGCCCTTTCAGAAGAGGACCGTAAGTTCTGGATGCAGGCCATGGGTGGCAAAGAGCCA GTGTCTTACCTTGGCAAGACTTATTCGGAGGAAAGGGGAA TTGATGCGCAGCTGGATGAAGTGGGATTTTCTTTTGTGAAGAAATGTATCAATGCCATTGAAAAAAGAG GTATCAAAGATGTGGGGCTGTACAGAGTTGTAGGTGTCACGTCCAAAGTTCAGAAGCTGTTGAACATGATGATCA ATGAGAAAACTTGTAATGATGTGGATTTGTTTACGTCTGAGGATTGGGACATCAAAACAATAACGAGTGCATTAAAGCTCTTTCTCAG GAGTCTTCCAGAACCACTCATGACCCACAAGCTGTACAAGGACTTCCTTGTCCCTGCAA AGAGCAGTAGCCCAGAGTCTCGGGTGCAGGCGATCCACCACCTGGTCCACCAGCTCCCTGAGAAGAACTGCGAGATGCTGGGCCTCCTCATGAGGCACCTGGCCAA TGTAGCAGCCAACAGCAAGAAGAACATGATGACTGTGGCCAACCTGGGCGTGGTGTTCGGACCAACGCTCATGAGGCCGCAGGAGGAGACTGTGGCCGCCATCATGGAGCTCAAGTTTCAAAACGTTGTGGTGGAGATTCTCATCGAACAGCATGAGAAG GTTTTTGGCCACTCCCCCAGTGCGTCACCCTCAGCTGACATGCCGGCTTTTAGGACCTCCACCAGGCAGTCCAAGCGGCACAGCCGGCAGAACAGGCCCCTGGCAGTCTACAACCCTCAGGTGTTGGAAGTGAAAGCAG CCGAGTACCCGAGTTTGGTCGTGGACAATGTTTGTCCAGCCAGTACAGAGTCCAGCTCGCCCCATTGCTCTGGAAGCACCACTTCGAACCCAGGATCTCCCTTGGAGGAGGCCATGCCAGCTGTGAGCAGGAGGAAAGGGAGCCTTGTGGACCGCCCAGG GCCCAGCAGGCCAGTGGCATCATGGATGAATGCTGCTCCGCTGTCTTCCACAGGCCCCATCAG TGTCACAAACAGGAAGGCCAAGGCGGTGTACTCGTGCGAAGCGGAGCACGAGTCCGAGTTATCGTTCCGGGTCGGCGCAATATTTGACGACG gaagAAGGGAAACCTTATCACTGCTCCATGTGTCCTGCTCTAACTGTACATCCACCATGCTGTTGTTTCTCTTCCTCAGCTGCATGCAGGCGTTGTTGTGGCCACTGCCTTTTCTACTTTTCTCGGCAATAAGAAATCATCTCCTCTCGTGCGTCTCTACACACAACGTATAA
- the LOC108936703 gene encoding rho GTPase-activating protein 10-like isoform X1 produces MGLYPLEFSECYLDSPSFRERVRAHEAELEKTSRFIKELLKDGKNLISATKQLGLAQRRFAECLGEFQFEYIGDAKTDDEKCIDESLQEFSAFLKNLEDQRELMMRNITETLLKPLEKFRKEQLGLAKEERKKYEKETEKYYSALEKLLTMSAKKKDQQLQEADVQVEGLRERFQEESLEYVCKLQEIQERKKFECVEPMLAFFQTVFTFYHQGYELAKDFDHYKRALQINIQNTRSRFEGTRSEVEDLMRKFKEAPQEQRQRSPISIEGYLYVQEKRPPPFGSSWVKRYCTYVKEQKLLHMVTFDHRSGGKIGETESVILKSCSWKTTEALDRRFCLDIEITDRPGMVLTVQALSEEDRKFWMQAMGGKEPVSYLGKTYSEERGIDAQLDEVGFSFVKKCINAIEKRGIKDVGLYRVVGVTSKVQKLLNMMINEKTCNDVDLFTSEDWDIKTITSALKLFLRSLPEPLMTHKLYKDFLVPAKSSSPESRVQAIHHLVHQLPEKNCEMLGLLMRHLANVAANSKKNMMTVANLGVVFGPTLMRPQEETVAAIMELKFQNVVVEILIEQHEKVFGHSPSASPSADMPAFRTSTRQSKRHSRQNRPLAVYNPQVLEVKAAVTLQEVSQDIAEYPSLVVDNVCPASTESSSPHCSGSTTSNPGSPLEEAMPAVSRRKGSLVDRPGPSRPVASWMNAAPLSSTGPISVTNRKAKAVYSCEAEHESELSFRVGAIFDDGRRETLSLLHVSCSNCTSTMLLFLFLSCMQALLWPLPFLLFSAIRNHLLSCVSTHNV; encoded by the exons AGCTGGGGTTGGCCCAGCGGAGGTTTGCCGAGTGTCTTGGAGAGTTCCAGTTTGAGTACATCGGGGACGCCAAGACCGATGATGAAAAGTGCATTG ATGAGTCTTTGCAGGAATTTTCTGCTTTCCTCAAAAACTTGGAAGACCAAAGAGAACTGATG ATGCGGAACATCACAGAGACGCTCCTGAAACCGCTGGAAAAGTTCCGTAAAGAGCAGCTGGGCTTAGCAAAG gaggaaagaaagaagtaTGAGAAGGAAACTGAGAAGTACTACAGCGCCCTGGAAAAACTTCTAACTATGTCGGCAAAGAAAAAAgaccagcagctgcaggag GCAGATGTTCAGGTGGAGGGGCTGAGAGAGCGCTTCCAGGAGGAGTCCTTGGAGTATGTTTGCAAGCTGCAGGAGATACAGGAAAGGAAGAAGTTTGAGTGTGTGGAGCCG ATGCTGGCATTTTTTCAGACTGTCTTCACCTTCTACCACCAGGGATATGAGCTGGCCAAGGACTTTGACCATTACAAACGGGCTCTGCAGATCAACATTCAGAAT ACTAGGAGTCGCTTTGAGGGCACCCGGTCCGAGGTGGAAGATCTGATGAGGAAGTTCAAAGAAGCCCCACAGGAGCAGAGGCAGAGGAGCCCCATCAGCATTGAGGGCTACCTTTATGTCCAGGAGAAAA GGCCACCACCCTTTGGATCCAGCTGGGTGAAACGATACTGCACATACGTCAAAGAGCAGAAGTTGCTGCACATGGTCACATTCGATCACAGGTCTGGGGGAAAGATT ggCGAGACTGAGTCAGTCATTTTGAAGTCCTGCTCGTGGAAGACTACTGAAGCTCTAGACCGGAGATTCTGCCTCGATATTGAAATTACAGACCG ACCAGGCATGGTCCTCACAGTCCAAGCCCTTTCAGAAGAGGACCGTAAGTTCTGGATGCAGGCCATGGGTGGCAAAGAGCCA GTGTCTTACCTTGGCAAGACTTATTCGGAGGAAAGGGGAA TTGATGCGCAGCTGGATGAAGTGGGATTTTCTTTTGTGAAGAAATGTATCAATGCCATTGAAAAAAGAG GTATCAAAGATGTGGGGCTGTACAGAGTTGTAGGTGTCACGTCCAAAGTTCAGAAGCTGTTGAACATGATGATCA ATGAGAAAACTTGTAATGATGTGGATTTGTTTACGTCTGAGGATTGGGACATCAAAACAATAACGAGTGCATTAAAGCTCTTTCTCAG GAGTCTTCCAGAACCACTCATGACCCACAAGCTGTACAAGGACTTCCTTGTCCCTGCAA AGAGCAGTAGCCCAGAGTCTCGGGTGCAGGCGATCCACCACCTGGTCCACCAGCTCCCTGAGAAGAACTGCGAGATGCTGGGCCTCCTCATGAGGCACCTGGCCAA TGTAGCAGCCAACAGCAAGAAGAACATGATGACTGTGGCCAACCTGGGCGTGGTGTTCGGACCAACGCTCATGAGGCCGCAGGAGGAGACTGTGGCCGCCATCATGGAGCTCAAGTTTCAAAACGTTGTGGTGGAGATTCTCATCGAACAGCATGAGAAG GTTTTTGGCCACTCCCCCAGTGCGTCACCCTCAGCTGACATGCCGGCTTTTAGGACCTCCACCAGGCAGTCCAAGCGGCACAGCCGGCAGAACAGGCCCCTGGCAGTCTACAACCCTCAGGTGTTGGAAGTGAAAGCAG CGGTCACTTTACAGGAAGTGTCACAGGATATTG CCGAGTACCCGAGTTTGGTCGTGGACAATGTTTGTCCAGCCAGTACAGAGTCCAGCTCGCCCCATTGCTCTGGAAGCACCACTTCGAACCCAGGATCTCCCTTGGAGGAGGCCATGCCAGCTGTGAGCAGGAGGAAAGGGAGCCTTGTGGACCGCCCAGG GCCCAGCAGGCCAGTGGCATCATGGATGAATGCTGCTCCGCTGTCTTCCACAGGCCCCATCAG TGTCACAAACAGGAAGGCCAAGGCGGTGTACTCGTGCGAAGCGGAGCACGAGTCCGAGTTATCGTTCCGGGTCGGCGCAATATTTGACGACG gaagAAGGGAAACCTTATCACTGCTCCATGTGTCCTGCTCTAACTGTACATCCACCATGCTGTTGTTTCTCTTCCTCAGCTGCATGCAGGCGTTGTTGTGGCCACTGCCTTTTCTACTTTTCTCGGCAATAAGAAATCATCTCCTCTCGTGCGTCTCTACACACAACGTATAA
- the LOC108936703 gene encoding rho GTPase-activating protein 10-like isoform X4, which translates to MRNITETLLKPLEKFRKEQLGLAKEERKKYEKETEKYYSALEKLLTMSAKKKDQQLQEADVQVEGLRERFQEESLEYVCKLQEIQERKKFECVEPMLAFFQTVFTFYHQGYELAKDFDHYKRALQINIQNTRSRFEGTRSEVEDLMRKFKEAPQEQRQRSPISIEGYLYVQEKRPPPFGSSWVKRYCTYVKEQKLLHMVTFDHRSGGKIGETESVILKSCSWKTTEALDRRFCLDIEITDRPGMVLTVQALSEEDRKFWMQAMGGKEPVSYLGKTYSEERGIDAQLDEVGFSFVKKCINAIEKRGIKDVGLYRVVGVTSKVQKLLNMMINEKTCNDVDLFTSEDWDIKTITSALKLFLRSLPEPLMTHKLYKDFLVPAKSSSPESRVQAIHHLVHQLPEKNCEMLGLLMRHLANVAANSKKNMMTVANLGVVFGPTLMRPQEETVAAIMELKFQNVVVEILIEQHEKVFGHSPSASPSADMPAFRTSTRQSKRHSRQNRPLAVYNPQVLEVKAAVTLQEVSQDIAEYPSLVVDNVCPASTESSSPHCSGSTTSNPGSPLEEAMPAVSRRKGSLVDRPGPSRPVASWMNAAPLSSTGPISVTNRKAKAVYSCEAEHESELSFRVGAIFDDGRRETLSLLHVSCSNCTSTMLLFLFLSCMQALLWPLPFLLFSAIRNHLLSCVSTHNV; encoded by the exons ATGCGGAACATCACAGAGACGCTCCTGAAACCGCTGGAAAAGTTCCGTAAAGAGCAGCTGGGCTTAGCAAAG gaggaaagaaagaagtaTGAGAAGGAAACTGAGAAGTACTACAGCGCCCTGGAAAAACTTCTAACTATGTCGGCAAAGAAAAAAgaccagcagctgcaggag GCAGATGTTCAGGTGGAGGGGCTGAGAGAGCGCTTCCAGGAGGAGTCCTTGGAGTATGTTTGCAAGCTGCAGGAGATACAGGAAAGGAAGAAGTTTGAGTGTGTGGAGCCG ATGCTGGCATTTTTTCAGACTGTCTTCACCTTCTACCACCAGGGATATGAGCTGGCCAAGGACTTTGACCATTACAAACGGGCTCTGCAGATCAACATTCAGAAT ACTAGGAGTCGCTTTGAGGGCACCCGGTCCGAGGTGGAAGATCTGATGAGGAAGTTCAAAGAAGCCCCACAGGAGCAGAGGCAGAGGAGCCCCATCAGCATTGAGGGCTACCTTTATGTCCAGGAGAAAA GGCCACCACCCTTTGGATCCAGCTGGGTGAAACGATACTGCACATACGTCAAAGAGCAGAAGTTGCTGCACATGGTCACATTCGATCACAGGTCTGGGGGAAAGATT ggCGAGACTGAGTCAGTCATTTTGAAGTCCTGCTCGTGGAAGACTACTGAAGCTCTAGACCGGAGATTCTGCCTCGATATTGAAATTACAGACCG ACCAGGCATGGTCCTCACAGTCCAAGCCCTTTCAGAAGAGGACCGTAAGTTCTGGATGCAGGCCATGGGTGGCAAAGAGCCA GTGTCTTACCTTGGCAAGACTTATTCGGAGGAAAGGGGAA TTGATGCGCAGCTGGATGAAGTGGGATTTTCTTTTGTGAAGAAATGTATCAATGCCATTGAAAAAAGAG GTATCAAAGATGTGGGGCTGTACAGAGTTGTAGGTGTCACGTCCAAAGTTCAGAAGCTGTTGAACATGATGATCA ATGAGAAAACTTGTAATGATGTGGATTTGTTTACGTCTGAGGATTGGGACATCAAAACAATAACGAGTGCATTAAAGCTCTTTCTCAG GAGTCTTCCAGAACCACTCATGACCCACAAGCTGTACAAGGACTTCCTTGTCCCTGCAA AGAGCAGTAGCCCAGAGTCTCGGGTGCAGGCGATCCACCACCTGGTCCACCAGCTCCCTGAGAAGAACTGCGAGATGCTGGGCCTCCTCATGAGGCACCTGGCCAA TGTAGCAGCCAACAGCAAGAAGAACATGATGACTGTGGCCAACCTGGGCGTGGTGTTCGGACCAACGCTCATGAGGCCGCAGGAGGAGACTGTGGCCGCCATCATGGAGCTCAAGTTTCAAAACGTTGTGGTGGAGATTCTCATCGAACAGCATGAGAAG GTTTTTGGCCACTCCCCCAGTGCGTCACCCTCAGCTGACATGCCGGCTTTTAGGACCTCCACCAGGCAGTCCAAGCGGCACAGCCGGCAGAACAGGCCCCTGGCAGTCTACAACCCTCAGGTGTTGGAAGTGAAAGCAG CGGTCACTTTACAGGAAGTGTCACAGGATATTG CCGAGTACCCGAGTTTGGTCGTGGACAATGTTTGTCCAGCCAGTACAGAGTCCAGCTCGCCCCATTGCTCTGGAAGCACCACTTCGAACCCAGGATCTCCCTTGGAGGAGGCCATGCCAGCTGTGAGCAGGAGGAAAGGGAGCCTTGTGGACCGCCCAGG GCCCAGCAGGCCAGTGGCATCATGGATGAATGCTGCTCCGCTGTCTTCCACAGGCCCCATCAG TGTCACAAACAGGAAGGCCAAGGCGGTGTACTCGTGCGAAGCGGAGCACGAGTCCGAGTTATCGTTCCGGGTCGGCGCAATATTTGACGACG gaagAAGGGAAACCTTATCACTGCTCCATGTGTCCTGCTCTAACTGTACATCCACCATGCTGTTGTTTCTCTTCCTCAGCTGCATGCAGGCGTTGTTGTGGCCACTGCCTTTTCTACTTTTCTCGGCAATAAGAAATCATCTCCTCTCGTGCGTCTCTACACACAACGTATAA
- the LOC108936703 gene encoding rho GTPase-activating protein 10-like isoform X3, giving the protein MGLYPLEFSECYLDSPSFRERVRAHEAELEKTSRFIKELLKDGKNLISATKQLGLAQRRFAECLGEFQFEYIGDAKTDDEKCIDESLQEFSAFLKNLEDQRELMMRNITETLLKPLEKFRKEQLGLAKEERKKYEKETEKYYSALEKLLTMSAKKKDQQLQEADVQVEGLRERFQEESLEYVCKLQEIQERKKFECVEPMLAFFQTVFTFYHQGYELAKDFDHYKRALQINIQNTRSRFEGTRSEVEDLMRKFKEAPQEQRQRSPISIEGYLYVQEKRPPPFGSSWVKRYCTYVKEQKLLHMVTFDHRSGGKIGETESVILKSCSWKTTEALDRRFCLDIEITDRPGMVLTVQALSEEDRKFWMQAMGGKEPVSYLGKTYSEERGIDAQLDEVGFSFVKKCINAIEKRGIKDVGLYRVVGVTSKVQKLLNMMINEKTCNDVDLFTSEDWDIKTITSALKLFLRSLPEPLMTHKLYKDFLVPAKSSSPESRVQAIHHLVHQLPEKNCEMLGLLMRHLANVAANSKKNMMTVANLGVVFGPTLMRPQEETVAAIMELKFQNVVVEILIEQHEKVFGHSPSASPSADMPAFRTSTRQSKRHSRQNRPLAVYNPQVLEVKAAVTLQEVSQDIAEYPSLVVDNVCPASTESSSPHCSGSTTSNPGSPLEEAMPAVSRRKGSLVDRPGPSRPVASWMNAAPLSSTGPISVTNRKAKAVYSCEAEHESELSFRVGAIFDDVTFSREPGWLEGRLEGKRGLIPQNYVEML; this is encoded by the exons AGCTGGGGTTGGCCCAGCGGAGGTTTGCCGAGTGTCTTGGAGAGTTCCAGTTTGAGTACATCGGGGACGCCAAGACCGATGATGAAAAGTGCATTG ATGAGTCTTTGCAGGAATTTTCTGCTTTCCTCAAAAACTTGGAAGACCAAAGAGAACTGATG ATGCGGAACATCACAGAGACGCTCCTGAAACCGCTGGAAAAGTTCCGTAAAGAGCAGCTGGGCTTAGCAAAG gaggaaagaaagaagtaTGAGAAGGAAACTGAGAAGTACTACAGCGCCCTGGAAAAACTTCTAACTATGTCGGCAAAGAAAAAAgaccagcagctgcaggag GCAGATGTTCAGGTGGAGGGGCTGAGAGAGCGCTTCCAGGAGGAGTCCTTGGAGTATGTTTGCAAGCTGCAGGAGATACAGGAAAGGAAGAAGTTTGAGTGTGTGGAGCCG ATGCTGGCATTTTTTCAGACTGTCTTCACCTTCTACCACCAGGGATATGAGCTGGCCAAGGACTTTGACCATTACAAACGGGCTCTGCAGATCAACATTCAGAAT ACTAGGAGTCGCTTTGAGGGCACCCGGTCCGAGGTGGAAGATCTGATGAGGAAGTTCAAAGAAGCCCCACAGGAGCAGAGGCAGAGGAGCCCCATCAGCATTGAGGGCTACCTTTATGTCCAGGAGAAAA GGCCACCACCCTTTGGATCCAGCTGGGTGAAACGATACTGCACATACGTCAAAGAGCAGAAGTTGCTGCACATGGTCACATTCGATCACAGGTCTGGGGGAAAGATT ggCGAGACTGAGTCAGTCATTTTGAAGTCCTGCTCGTGGAAGACTACTGAAGCTCTAGACCGGAGATTCTGCCTCGATATTGAAATTACAGACCG ACCAGGCATGGTCCTCACAGTCCAAGCCCTTTCAGAAGAGGACCGTAAGTTCTGGATGCAGGCCATGGGTGGCAAAGAGCCA GTGTCTTACCTTGGCAAGACTTATTCGGAGGAAAGGGGAA TTGATGCGCAGCTGGATGAAGTGGGATTTTCTTTTGTGAAGAAATGTATCAATGCCATTGAAAAAAGAG GTATCAAAGATGTGGGGCTGTACAGAGTTGTAGGTGTCACGTCCAAAGTTCAGAAGCTGTTGAACATGATGATCA ATGAGAAAACTTGTAATGATGTGGATTTGTTTACGTCTGAGGATTGGGACATCAAAACAATAACGAGTGCATTAAAGCTCTTTCTCAG GAGTCTTCCAGAACCACTCATGACCCACAAGCTGTACAAGGACTTCCTTGTCCCTGCAA AGAGCAGTAGCCCAGAGTCTCGGGTGCAGGCGATCCACCACCTGGTCCACCAGCTCCCTGAGAAGAACTGCGAGATGCTGGGCCTCCTCATGAGGCACCTGGCCAA TGTAGCAGCCAACAGCAAGAAGAACATGATGACTGTGGCCAACCTGGGCGTGGTGTTCGGACCAACGCTCATGAGGCCGCAGGAGGAGACTGTGGCCGCCATCATGGAGCTCAAGTTTCAAAACGTTGTGGTGGAGATTCTCATCGAACAGCATGAGAAG GTTTTTGGCCACTCCCCCAGTGCGTCACCCTCAGCTGACATGCCGGCTTTTAGGACCTCCACCAGGCAGTCCAAGCGGCACAGCCGGCAGAACAGGCCCCTGGCAGTCTACAACCCTCAGGTGTTGGAAGTGAAAGCAG CGGTCACTTTACAGGAAGTGTCACAGGATATTG CCGAGTACCCGAGTTTGGTCGTGGACAATGTTTGTCCAGCCAGTACAGAGTCCAGCTCGCCCCATTGCTCTGGAAGCACCACTTCGAACCCAGGATCTCCCTTGGAGGAGGCCATGCCAGCTGTGAGCAGGAGGAAAGGGAGCCTTGTGGACCGCCCAGG GCCCAGCAGGCCAGTGGCATCATGGATGAATGCTGCTCCGCTGTCTTCCACAGGCCCCATCAG TGTCACAAACAGGAAGGCCAAGGCGGTGTACTCGTGCGAAGCGGAGCACGAGTCCGAGTTATCGTTCCGGGTCGGCGCAATATTTGACGACG TAACGTTCTCCAGGGAACCCGGCTGGCTTGAGgggaggctggaggggaagcgGGGCCTGATTCCGCAGAACTACGTGGAGATGCTGTAG